A single Bacillus sp. HMF5848 DNA region contains:
- a CDS encoding double zinc ribbon domain-containing protein — translation MTYINPLYFILLILFVVQLIIGIYVYQSAKNHGMNKWLWTIIAIFVPNLMGLVLFFFARSQLKQKGICTNCSQSIKPEYLFCPYCGDDRKQHCSSCAEVVQKSWSYCPHCANSLRGANHA, via the coding sequence ATGACCTATATTAACCCATTATATTTTATTTTACTTATCCTATTTGTTGTACAGTTGATCATTGGGATTTATGTATATCAAAGTGCCAAAAACCACGGAATGAATAAATGGCTATGGACCATTATCGCAATATTTGTCCCTAATTTAATGGGATTAGTGCTGTTTTTCTTTGCACGTTCTCAACTAAAGCAAAAAGGCATTTGTACAAATTGCTCTCAATCCATTAAGCCTGAGTACTTGTTTTGTCCATACTGTGGTGACGATAGAAAGCAGCATTGTTCTTCATGCGCAGAAGTTGTTCAAAAATCTTGGAGTTATTGTCCGCATTGCGCTAATTCATTAAGGGGGGCTAATCATGCGTAA
- a CDS encoding RNA polymerase sigma factor: MDQKLIELCMQGSNFAQQRLIVKYKTLLYSFARKLTKNKDDADDLFQDTWLKVFQKLHTYDGTKPFENWLCYICLNTYRDQYRKKKRWLNIVTDFFLSNEQKDLTMDTAPTPRNQLVEDIVIQHEEHDYLIQAMQQLDDSFRIPLILFYFQSFSYEEIANFLHIPVGTVRSRLSNAKKKLKNILEGVD; encoded by the coding sequence GTGGATCAAAAGCTAATAGAGCTTTGTATGCAAGGCTCGAATTTTGCACAACAACGCTTAATAGTTAAATATAAAACTCTCCTCTACTCTTTTGCTAGAAAACTAACAAAAAACAAAGATGATGCCGATGATTTATTTCAAGATACGTGGTTAAAGGTTTTCCAAAAGCTTCATACATACGATGGTACAAAACCTTTTGAGAATTGGCTTTGTTATATATGTTTAAATACCTATCGTGACCAATATAGGAAGAAGAAGCGCTGGCTCAATATTGTGACCGATTTTTTTTTATCAAACGAGCAAAAGGATCTTACAATGGACACAGCTCCTACCCCTAGAAATCAGTTGGTTGAAGATATTGTAATACAACATGAAGAACACGATTACCTTATACAGGCCATGCAACAACTAGATGATAGCTTTAGAATCCCACTTATTTTGTTTTATTTCCAAAGTTTCTCTTATGAAGAAATAGCTAACTTTCTTCACATTCCTGTTGGAACCGTACGATCCCGTCTTTCAAATGCAAAAAAAAAGCTAAAGAATATACTCGAAGGAGTTGACTGA
- a CDS encoding YbaN family protein, with translation MNRIKKFSLLVLGTVCIIIGAIGIVLPLIPTTPLLLLGSFCYVRSSEKLHKRLLDNKVLGTFIRDFQEKKGIRLRDKIVSIAVLWTSILFSVFFFINFLVADILLITLAAIISTVIFSFKTIHD, from the coding sequence ATGAATCGCATAAAGAAATTTTCACTACTAGTTCTTGGTACTGTATGTATTATTATTGGTGCCATCGGCATAGTTTTGCCACTTATACCAACCACACCTTTGTTATTACTAGGTTCCTTTTGTTACGTTCGTAGCTCCGAAAAGTTACATAAACGTTTATTAGATAACAAAGTACTTGGTACCTTTATTCGTGACTTTCAAGAGAAAAAAGGAATTCGATTACGCGACAAAATAGTAAGTATTGCTGTTTTGTGGACATCAATTTTATTTTCTGTCTTTTTCTTTATAAATTTTTTAGTCGCTGACATTTTACTTATAACACTTGCTGCTATTATATCAACTGTAATTTTTTCATTTAAAACCATCCATGATTAA
- the ytvI gene encoding sporulation integral membrane protein YtvI has translation MKKRILLWGVVIFIFLFMIRYGLPIVFALLTALMLEGSVKKLHQKFKFSRGAAVTTVFLTFLLVLATLGYLIVAIIVDQLLNFSLRFPFVISDITSIINSFIHKWELYADAIPVGVIESLEDSFESTMDSLIESVTAIAQSVVLWAAKLPEFLIHILVYLIGLYMISFELPNIKAKAAKALSESTSNKFKLVYAQLNKAGIGFLKAQLILSVVTYVLSLIGLLILNVPYAAVISIFVVLVDLLPILGTGSFLVPWALFVLIKGNTLLAVGLVILFLVITVVRRVIEPKIFSTNMGIDPLAALISMYLGFQLIGFLGLFAGPTVVILYEALKKANIVKFSVKL, from the coding sequence ATGAAAAAAAGAATTCTACTTTGGGGAGTAGTCATATTTATTTTTTTGTTCATGATTCGCTACGGTTTACCTATTGTATTTGCACTTCTTACAGCCCTTATGTTAGAGGGATCTGTAAAAAAACTACATCAGAAATTTAAATTTTCAAGAGGAGCTGCGGTGACAACAGTATTTCTTACTTTTTTATTAGTATTAGCTACTTTAGGCTATTTAATAGTGGCGATTATTGTTGACCAGCTATTAAATTTCTCATTACGTTTTCCTTTCGTTATATCAGATATAACAAGCATAATAAACTCATTTATACATAAGTGGGAGTTATATGCGGATGCGATTCCGGTAGGCGTTATCGAATCATTAGAGGATAGTTTTGAATCGACAATGGACTCTCTTATAGAAAGTGTGACTGCGATAGCCCAATCAGTCGTTTTATGGGCAGCTAAGCTCCCTGAATTTCTAATACATATACTAGTCTACTTAATAGGCTTATATATGATTAGCTTTGAATTACCAAATATAAAGGCAAAGGCTGCTAAAGCATTATCCGAGTCCACCTCGAATAAGTTCAAATTGGTATACGCACAGCTTAATAAAGCAGGTATTGGATTTTTAAAGGCGCAGCTTATCCTAAGTGTAGTAACGTATGTGTTATCCTTGATAGGGTTGCTAATTTTAAACGTACCATACGCAGCCGTCATTTCGATATTTGTCGTCCTCGTTGACTTGTTACCTATATTAGGGACGGGGTCGTTCTTAGTCCCGTGGGCATTGTTTGTGTTAATAAAAGGAAACACATTGCTCGCTGTAGGGCTTGTTATTTTATTTTTAGTTATTACAGTAGTTCGAAGAGTTATTGAACCGAAAATTTTCTCTACAAATATGGGGATTGATCCACTTGCAGCACTAATCAGTATGTACTTAGGATTCCAGCTCATAGGGTTTTTAGGGCTGTTTGCTGGGCCAACAGTCGTTATTCTATATGAGGCGTTGAAGAAGGCGAATATTGTAAAATTTAGTGTTAAGTTGTAG
- a CDS encoding class I SAM-dependent methyltransferase, with protein sequence MNFYTILSKYYDTIFPVNSVQINFITQHMHGKSLLDVAAGTGNQAVELAKLGYNVTAVDLDPSMVHSINRKATEQQVTIHTDILNMIDIKSLQPLSYDTITCIGNSLSHLSSIDEITQALQGFTKVLNKNGTIIIQIVNYNRIFAHSIKQLPTINRPPVKFERSYELCENNKIIFNGTLTVDDEQYESSVTLYGIQAEQLVSSLNNAGFHHIELFGSFKGEPYTSIESPALVVVARKE encoded by the coding sequence ATGAACTTCTACACGATACTTAGCAAATATTACGATACTATTTTTCCAGTAAATTCAGTACAAATCAATTTTATTACCCAGCATATGCATGGGAAAAGCCTTCTTGATGTAGCAGCCGGAACCGGAAACCAAGCCGTTGAACTGGCCAAACTTGGATATAACGTAACAGCAGTCGACCTAGATCCATCCATGGTTCATTCTATTAATCGTAAAGCCACAGAGCAACAGGTAACTATTCACACTGATATTTTAAATATGATAGATATTAAATCCTTACAACCTCTGTCATACGACACTATTACTTGCATAGGAAACTCTCTTTCACATCTATCATCAATCGACGAGATAACTCAAGCATTACAAGGTTTCACCAAGGTTCTTAACAAGAACGGTACCATCATAATACAAATAGTTAATTATAATAGAATTTTTGCGCACAGCATTAAGCAGCTACCGACCATTAACCGGCCACCTGTGAAGTTTGAGCGTTCATACGAGCTTTGTGAAAATAATAAAATTATATTTAATGGAACATTAACTGTTGATGACGAACAATATGAAAGCTCTGTTACACTTTATGGCATCCAGGCTGAACAACTAGTATCCTCGCTTAATAATGCAGGCTTCCACCATATTGAATTATTCGGCTCCTTTAAAGGTGAACCTTACACATCAATCGAGTCGCCAGCATTAGTAGTCGTTGCTAGAAAAGAATAG
- a CDS encoding D-alanine--D-alanine ligase: MKTKIAVLYGGKSAEHKVSMQTALSVINALDQEKFEIHPVYITDSGTWVRGEEITGQVNDVKRLELAPEKNEVGALTLTEQEGKSEAVDVVFPLLHGPNGEDGTVQGMLELLNIPYVGNGVLASAAGMDKVIMKAIFAQAGLAQVNYVHFVRRDWERDRKVAYDKVEQELSYPCFVKPANLGSSVGISKCRNREELEQAFIEAYKFDRKVIVERGVTAREIEVAVLGNDDPKCSVIGEIVPKKDFYDYKAKYEDGDTALIIPAEISADVVKTVNDMATQAFKALDCSGLVRADFFLTKDGTVLINEVNTMPGFTPFSMFPLLWKHAGLEYPALIEELVKLALERYDEKQQITYTF; encoded by the coding sequence ATGAAAACAAAAATTGCCGTGTTATACGGGGGTAAATCAGCTGAGCATAAGGTTTCGATGCAAACAGCTTTATCTGTTATTAATGCTTTAGATCAGGAAAAATTTGAAATACATCCCGTTTATATTACAGACAGTGGTACTTGGGTGCGAGGAGAAGAAATTACTGGGCAGGTAAACGATGTCAAACGACTTGAGCTTGCTCCAGAAAAAAATGAAGTGGGTGCATTAACATTAACAGAGCAAGAAGGTAAGTCTGAGGCTGTTGATGTTGTGTTTCCGTTGCTACATGGACCTAACGGGGAAGATGGGACCGTTCAAGGTATGCTAGAGCTACTAAATATTCCGTATGTAGGAAATGGTGTACTAGCGTCTGCAGCAGGAATGGATAAAGTTATTATGAAGGCCATTTTTGCACAAGCAGGACTTGCTCAAGTGAACTATGTTCATTTTGTTCGTCGTGATTGGGAGCGTGACCGTAAAGTAGCTTATGATAAAGTAGAACAAGAATTATCATATCCTTGTTTCGTAAAGCCAGCTAACTTAGGATCGAGTGTTGGTATTAGTAAATGTAGAAATCGTGAGGAGCTCGAGCAGGCTTTTATTGAGGCGTATAAATTTGACCGAAAAGTAATTGTTGAACGAGGAGTTACTGCAAGGGAAATTGAGGTTGCTGTGTTGGGAAATGATGATCCTAAATGCTCTGTAATTGGTGAAATTGTTCCGAAAAAGGATTTTTATGACTACAAAGCAAAATACGAGGATGGAGACACGGCTTTAATTATACCGGCTGAAATTTCTGCTGATGTTGTAAAAACCGTCAATGATATGGCTACTCAAGCATTCAAAGCGTTAGATTGTTCTGGTCTAGTTCGTGCAGATTTCTTTCTTACCAAAGATGGCACTGTTTTAATTAACGAAGTTAATACGATGCCTGGTTTTACTCCGTTTAGTATGTTTCCGCTCTTATGGAAGCATGCAGGTCTAGAATATCCAGCTTTAATTGAAGAGCTTGTGAAGCTAGCTCTTGAACGCTATGATGAGAAACAGCAAATAACGTATACGTTCTAA
- the murF gene encoding UDP-N-acetylmuramoyl-tripeptide--D-alanyl-D-alanine ligase — protein sequence MIERSLIWAAEKLNSRASANVAFSGVSIDTRTIKPGNLFVPIVGEKFNGHDFIDQAYENGAAAVLWQADQHSRTPDIPLIEVDDTLTALQELAQAYLSELDVTVVGITGSNGKTTTKDMIASLLGTTYKVQKTEGNLNNHLGVPLTLLRLETSTQIAIVEMGMSGLGEIHLLSNLAKPHTAVITNIGEAHLQDLGSREAIADAKFEITEGLQPEGIFIFHGDEPLLQERVANKSLRAITFGDSPENDYYPLEVTQYEDMTAFKINQFDQELVMPVLGKHNVINALAAIAVARTYDVSWSAIAGGLNKIKVTGMRLELKKSSSGVAVINDAYNASPTSTKAAIDLVASLAGYKRKILVLGDMLELGDNELAFHQEVGEHAGELNIDHIFTYGSRAEWIAKGALQYLAADRVHVFSNKEDLIQMLSNYVLAGDVVLVKASRGMRLEEVVQAVLA from the coding sequence ATGATAGAGCGCTCTTTAATATGGGCAGCTGAAAAATTAAATTCGCGAGCAAGTGCCAATGTTGCTTTTTCCGGGGTTTCCATTGATACCCGAACTATTAAACCGGGGAATCTATTTGTACCGATTGTTGGTGAGAAGTTTAATGGACACGATTTTATTGACCAAGCCTATGAAAATGGAGCAGCTGCTGTTTTATGGCAAGCAGATCAGCATTCGAGAACACCTGATATCCCACTGATAGAGGTTGATGACACCTTAACTGCACTTCAGGAATTAGCGCAAGCTTACTTATCTGAACTAGATGTAACAGTTGTAGGAATTACAGGCAGTAATGGTAAAACTACGACGAAGGATATGATTGCCTCATTGCTTGGAACAACCTATAAAGTTCAAAAAACTGAAGGTAACTTAAATAATCACTTAGGTGTCCCTTTAACACTACTACGATTAGAAACCTCTACTCAAATAGCGATAGTAGAAATGGGAATGAGTGGTTTAGGAGAGATTCATCTTTTATCAAATTTAGCCAAACCGCATACAGCCGTAATTACGAACATAGGCGAGGCTCATCTACAAGACCTTGGTTCACGTGAAGCTATTGCAGATGCTAAATTTGAGATTACAGAAGGGTTACAACCAGAGGGAATCTTTATTTTCCACGGTGATGAGCCATTATTGCAAGAAAGAGTGGCAAATAAGAGTTTAAGAGCTATTACGTTTGGAGATAGTCCCGAGAACGACTACTATCCCCTTGAAGTAACGCAATATGAGGATATGACCGCCTTTAAAATTAATCAGTTTGATCAAGAGCTCGTTATGCCTGTGTTAGGCAAGCACAATGTTATTAATGCATTAGCAGCTATTGCGGTAGCTCGAACTTACGACGTGTCTTGGTCTGCGATTGCAGGGGGACTTAATAAAATAAAAGTAACTGGAATGCGACTTGAGTTGAAAAAGTCAAGCAGCGGTGTTGCTGTTATCAATGATGCCTATAATGCTAGTCCGACATCAACAAAAGCAGCTATTGATCTAGTAGCATCACTAGCTGGTTATAAACGTAAAATTCTAGTTTTAGGTGATATGCTTGAGCTTGGGGATAATGAATTAGCTTTTCATCAGGAAGTTGGTGAGCATGCGGGTGAGTTAAATATTGACCATATATTCACATATGGTTCTCGTGCTGAATGGATTGCAAAAGGTGCGTTGCAATATTTAGCGGCAGATCGTGTTCATGTATTTTCTAATAAAGAAGATCTAATTCAGATGCTATCGAATTATGTGCTAGCTGGTGATGTGGTTCTTGTTAAGGCTTCTCGTGGTATGAGGTTAGAAGAAGTTGTTCAAGCAGTATTAGCATAA
- a CDS encoding carboxylesterase has product MIGCLCIHGFTGSPQELAPLVKYLKVNTNWKILTPTLPGHGNNLQLKGVTYNNWIECIEEAYQKLAKSCNTIYVVGFSMGGMLASYLAVNNKVDKLVLLSAAAYYVNPRQLVMDIKEMVTDSFRGQLRENDLFLRYTNKMKATPMQATLEFRKLVKYVKPMLKDIKVPTLIIQGVKDGIVPAKSAEFIYNTIPYSDKKLCWLPSSKHLVCHDVEKDILIKEISDFLKKEDNLVKN; this is encoded by the coding sequence ATGATTGGTTGCTTGTGTATTCATGGTTTTACAGGCTCCCCTCAGGAGCTTGCACCACTCGTAAAGTATTTAAAAGTGAATACAAACTGGAAAATATTAACCCCGACTTTACCTGGGCATGGAAACAACTTGCAGCTAAAAGGTGTTACATACAACAATTGGATTGAATGTATTGAAGAAGCATATCAAAAATTAGCAAAAAGCTGCAATACAATTTATGTGGTTGGTTTCTCAATGGGCGGTATGCTTGCAAGCTATTTAGCAGTAAATAATAAAGTTGATAAGCTTGTCCTGTTGAGTGCCGCAGCTTATTATGTTAATCCAAGGCAGCTTGTGATGGATATAAAGGAAATGGTCACCGATAGCTTTCGTGGACAGCTTCGAGAAAATGACTTATTTCTTCGTTATACTAATAAGATGAAGGCTACACCTATGCAAGCTACTTTGGAATTCCGTAAACTGGTTAAATACGTAAAGCCTATGCTAAAAGACATAAAAGTTCCTACATTAATTATTCAAGGGGTGAAAGATGGTATAGTTCCCGCAAAAAGTGCAGAATTTATATATAATACGATCCCTTATTCAGATAAAAAATTATGCTGGTTACCATCTTCAAAACATCTTGTTTGTCATGACGTAGAAAAGGATATACTTATTAAAGAGATAAGTGACTTTCTTAAAAAAGAAGATAATCTTGTCAAAAATTGA
- a CDS encoding DEAD/DEAH box helicase, protein MTTFNELGLSNETRSAIERMGFEEATPIQAETIPLCLAGKDVIGQAQTGTGKTAAFGVPLVEKVDKDLDTIQGLIIAPTRELAIQVSEELYKIGSGKRVRVLPIYGGQDISRQIKSLKKRPHIIVGTPGRMLDHINRKTLKLQNVHTVILDEADEMLNMGFIEDIESILSNVPTDRQTLLFSATMPGPIRSIAERFMKDPETVRVKAKEMTVPNIQQYYVEVHEKRKFEILQRLLDIQTPELAIVFGRTKRRVDELSEALNLRGYSAEGIHGDLSQAKRISVLRKFKEGSIDILVATDVAARGLDISGVTHVYNFDIPQDPESYVHRIGRTGRAGKTGLAVTFITPREIGQLKNIERITNRKMDRMKPPTMAEAIEGQQKITVEKLLEAVTDESISHYRQTAEELLEEHDSITLLSAAIKLMTKGPDDTPVNLTSEPPVVSKSRGDNRSNSGNNKRGGGRSNSYNSKGKRGTSVRKSYRNNNKDGGGGNNRYKD, encoded by the coding sequence TTGACAACATTTAATGAATTAGGTTTAAGTAATGAAACGAGAAGTGCAATTGAACGCATGGGATTTGAGGAGGCAACTCCGATTCAAGCAGAAACAATACCGCTTTGTCTAGCGGGCAAAGACGTAATTGGACAAGCACAGACTGGTACAGGAAAAACAGCTGCGTTTGGTGTGCCGTTAGTTGAAAAGGTTGACAAAGATTTAGATACAATTCAAGGTCTAATCATCGCTCCTACGCGTGAGTTGGCTATACAAGTATCTGAAGAACTTTATAAAATCGGTTCAGGTAAGCGTGTAAGAGTATTACCAATCTACGGTGGCCAAGATATTTCACGTCAAATTAAATCATTAAAGAAACGCCCACACATCATTGTAGGTACACCAGGTCGTATGCTAGATCATATTAATCGTAAAACATTGAAGCTACAAAACGTTCACACTGTAATTTTAGATGAAGCGGATGAAATGTTAAACATGGGCTTCATTGAAGATATAGAATCTATTTTGTCTAACGTACCTACCGACAGACAAACGCTTTTATTCTCAGCAACAATGCCGGGTCCTATTCGTAGTATCGCTGAAAGATTTATGAAAGACCCTGAGACGGTACGTGTTAAAGCAAAAGAGATGACAGTACCAAATATTCAGCAATATTATGTTGAAGTCCACGAAAAAAGAAAGTTTGAAATACTACAACGCTTACTAGACATTCAAACACCAGAGCTAGCAATTGTGTTTGGTCGTACAAAGCGTCGTGTAGATGAGCTTTCAGAAGCGTTAAACCTTCGTGGTTATTCAGCTGAAGGAATTCATGGTGACCTTAGCCAAGCCAAACGTATTAGTGTATTACGTAAATTTAAAGAAGGCTCTATTGATATATTAGTTGCAACAGATGTAGCAGCAAGAGGTCTTGATATTTCAGGTGTAACACATGTATATAACTTTGATATTCCACAAGATCCAGAAAGCTATGTACACCGTATAGGTCGTACAGGTCGTGCTGGTAAAACAGGTCTAGCTGTCACGTTTATTACACCGCGTGAGATTGGACAATTAAAAAATATTGAGCGCATAACTAATCGTAAAATGGATCGCATGAAGCCACCGACAATGGCAGAGGCTATTGAAGGTCAGCAAAAGATTACAGTAGAAAAATTACTTGAAGCAGTTACTGACGAGAGTATTTCACACTATCGTCAAACAGCGGAAGAGCTTCTTGAAGAGCACGATTCCATAACATTGTTATCAGCAGCTATTAAGTTGATGACAAAAGGGCCGGATGACACACCGGTCAATTTAACTTCTGAACCACCTGTTGTATCTAAGAGCAGAGGCGATAATCGCAGCAATAGTGGCAACAACAAGCGTGGCGGAGGTCGCTCAAATTCATACAACAGCAAAGGTAAACGTGGTACTTCTGTGAGAAAATCGTATCGCAACAATAACAAAGACGGTGGCGGAGGCAACAACCGCTATAAAGATTAA
- a CDS encoding sensor histidine kinase, translating into MLELIIPMLERIGIIVTVAFVLTRLRFFRENIHENKIQRSDYIKVILFFGLFGIIGTYTGLTFNTESLQIERWPNEIQQNEAIANSRVIGIVIAGMLGGYKVGIGAGAIAGIHRFMLGGFTDLACGLSAVTAGIIGGAFRKMYFRNTSNIWIVFFVGAFAEFVQMATILLIARPFSSAILLVNSIGLPMIMVNGIGAALFLLIIRNVLFEEEKAGALQAQKALRLADLTLAHMRKGLHRQSAEAVCEILYKEVGAIAIAMTDKKKILAHVGVADDHHISDADIQTKVTKQVLFTGQLLVTSQNHIHCQQKDCPLKAVVVAPLILRGEAVGTLKFYFDSEKAITKVVMQLINGLSKLLSNQLEIAEADKAFQLAKEAEIKALQAQISPHFLFNSLNVISSLIRTDQHKARKLLISLSHFFRQNLAGTTQEWTTLDQELKHVQAYLNIEQARFVDKLEIQYDIDEKTLLCKVPPLTLQPLVENAIKHGIKEKEKDCYVRIEIKMEQGYVRVAVIDNGKGIAEQHVHQLGKEMMQSTGEGTGLGLYNVNRRLTMLLGEQAKLYITSKPYKETSVSFYVPSGG; encoded by the coding sequence TTGCTAGAGCTTATTATTCCTATGCTTGAGAGAATTGGTATTATTGTAACGGTTGCATTTGTTTTGACTCGTTTACGATTTTTTCGAGAGAATATACATGAAAATAAGATTCAACGAAGTGATTATATAAAAGTCATACTTTTTTTTGGTTTATTTGGTATTATCGGCACGTATACAGGGTTAACGTTTAATACCGAGTCATTACAAATTGAACGATGGCCTAATGAAATACAACAAAATGAAGCTATTGCTAATTCAAGGGTCATTGGCATTGTAATTGCGGGTATGCTAGGTGGATATAAGGTTGGTATAGGAGCTGGGGCAATTGCAGGCATTCATAGGTTTATGCTTGGCGGCTTTACAGATTTAGCGTGTGGCTTATCTGCTGTAACGGCAGGAATCATAGGCGGGGCGTTTCGTAAAATGTATTTTCGGAATACTTCAAACATATGGATTGTATTCTTCGTCGGGGCTTTCGCAGAATTTGTTCAAATGGCTACAATATTACTAATAGCGCGACCTTTCTCTAGTGCTATTTTGTTAGTTAATAGCATTGGGCTACCAATGATTATGGTTAATGGTATAGGAGCAGCGTTGTTTTTACTCATTATTAGAAATGTACTTTTCGAAGAGGAAAAAGCAGGAGCACTTCAAGCGCAAAAGGCATTACGTTTGGCAGACTTAACTCTGGCTCACATGCGAAAAGGCTTACATAGGCAGTCGGCTGAAGCGGTGTGTGAAATATTGTATAAAGAAGTTGGTGCAATCGCTATTGCAATGACTGACAAAAAGAAAATATTGGCTCATGTAGGAGTTGCAGACGATCATCATATATCTGATGCAGATATTCAAACAAAGGTGACTAAGCAGGTGTTGTTTACGGGGCAACTATTGGTTACAAGTCAGAATCATATTCACTGCCAACAAAAGGATTGCCCGTTAAAAGCAGTGGTTGTAGCACCACTTATCCTTCGAGGAGAAGCTGTTGGAACGCTTAAGTTTTATTTTGACTCAGAAAAAGCAATAACGAAGGTTGTAATGCAGCTAATAAATGGACTAAGTAAATTGTTAAGCAATCAGCTTGAAATAGCGGAGGCAGACAAGGCGTTTCAGCTTGCAAAGGAAGCTGAAATCAAAGCACTTCAAGCACAAATTAGTCCTCATTTCTTATTCAACTCTTTAAATGTTATTTCGTCACTTATTCGTACAGACCAGCATAAAGCAAGAAAATTACTAATTAGCCTATCACATTTTTTTAGACAAAATTTAGCGGGGACGACACAAGAATGGACAACACTTGATCAAGAATTAAAACATGTACAGGCATACTTGAATATCGAACAAGCAAGGTTTGTAGATAAGCTAGAAATTCAATATGATATTGACGAGAAAACATTGTTGTGTAAGGTTCCACCGCTTACATTGCAGCCATTAGTAGAGAACGCCATTAAGCATGGTATTAAGGAAAAAGAAAAGGATTGTTATGTCAGAATAGAAATAAAAATGGAACAAGGCTATGTCCGGGTTGCTGTGATAGATAATGGAAAAGGAATAGCAGAACAACACGTCCATCAACTTGGTAAGGAAATGATGCAATCTACGGGTGAAGGAACAGGTTTGGGGCTTTACAATGTAAATAGAAGGCTTACTATGCTATTAGGTGAACAGGCAAAACTATATATAACAAGCAAACCATATAAAGAGACTAGTGTATCGTTTTATGTACCATCGGGAGGGTGA
- a CDS encoding LytTR family DNA-binding domain-containing protein produces the protein MSLRKITAVLIDDERYSREELRHLLSNYKRIEVVGEAESGENGVMRVLQLQPDVVFLDVEMPKMNGMEVAQHLSSLKKPPIIVFATAHAMHAVAAFRYEALDYLLKPFDEDQLRETINRIERNLGVYEEKDIVQSGKLAIEGDDEIIYLRPNDILFVSRDDKLTKIVTKESVYTTRMALKDLEKRLEEFGFFRIHKSNIVNIHHVSRLIPWFNGAYQLELHGYKEQLSVSRNYVKGLRIRLEL, from the coding sequence ATGAGCTTGAGAAAAATAACAGCCGTTCTAATTGACGATGAAAGATATAGTCGTGAAGAGCTTCGCCATCTTTTATCGAATTATAAGAGAATAGAAGTAGTGGGAGAGGCCGAATCTGGAGAAAACGGTGTTATGCGCGTGTTACAGCTTCAACCAGATGTCGTATTTCTAGATGTAGAAATGCCGAAAATGAACGGCATGGAGGTTGCGCAACACTTGTCTAGTCTGAAAAAGCCACCTATAATCGTGTTCGCTACAGCACATGCTATGCATGCTGTAGCTGCTTTTAGGTATGAGGCTCTAGACTATTTGTTAAAGCCTTTCGATGAAGATCAGCTTCGCGAAACGATTAATCGAATTGAAAGAAATTTGGGCGTGTATGAGGAAAAGGATATCGTCCAATCAGGAAAGCTGGCAATTGAAGGAGACGATGAGATTATTTATCTCCGTCCTAATGATATTTTATTTGTCTCACGTGATGATAAGTTAACTAAAATTGTTACAAAAGAATCAGTCTATACAACTAGAATGGCTTTAAAGGATTTAGAAAAACGTCTCGAGGAGTTTGGTTTTTTTCGCATTCACAAAAGCAACATTGTAAACATTCATCATGTATCCAGGTTAATTCCTTGGTTTAATGGCGCGTATCAGCTTGAACTTCATGGGTACAAAGAACAATTATCTGTGAGTAGAAATTATGTGAAAGGATTAAGAATCAGGTTAGAACTGTAA